One window of Marinobacterium aestuarii genomic DNA carries:
- a CDS encoding LuxE family acyl-protein synthetase gives MSAELQSMLKKNGLDPLKVALSSVSELYSMSDETLLEFKTGLIRDAFHLHYANNAFFRSACDSKGITPESIEAPEDLIKIPLIPIELFKANDSHKLLSVSLRDIELEMRSTGTSGIPSVSRRCSDTVDNAVMGIYAMYREFLEISKGAGLYLCPSTEEIPEMGMIKALNMLAGLLDTHRFMVRQESFKPEDALAQLNDWNHKFSRHIIGPPFLINRFISYLKATNTRLKLDKSSYVITLGGWKRFSGQMLSRAEFNQECMEYLGVEESQIRDIYALVESNVVAIDDEHGVKHVSPFIHFSVRDPKQLDREVAPGEIGQLAILDPLARSTPGFMLTEDLVRLLPEPSRSGRSGQRMQYVMRLPESKEFGCCAVNLDKRLDDLEAAPAAADNCPIVA, from the coding sequence ATGTCGGCCGAACTGCAAAGCATGCTAAAGAAAAATGGACTGGACCCTTTGAAGGTTGCTCTTTCATCGGTGTCGGAACTTTATTCCATGTCCGACGAAACCCTGCTGGAATTTAAAACCGGCTTGATCCGCGACGCCTTCCATCTCCATTACGCAAACAACGCCTTTTTTCGATCTGCCTGCGACAGTAAAGGTATAACGCCTGAGTCCATCGAGGCGCCGGAAGACCTGATCAAAATACCGCTTATTCCCATTGAGCTATTCAAAGCCAATGACAGTCACAAGCTGCTTTCCGTCAGCCTGCGCGACATCGAGCTGGAAATGCGCAGCACCGGCACTTCTGGCATCCCGAGCGTATCCCGCCGCTGCAGCGATACGGTCGACAACGCGGTCATGGGCATCTATGCGATGTACCGCGAGTTCCTGGAAATTTCCAAGGGGGCAGGCCTGTACCTCTGCCCATCGACCGAGGAAATTCCGGAAATGGGCATGATCAAGGCGCTTAACATGCTGGCCGGTCTGCTCGATACCCACCGTTTCATGGTCCGGCAGGAGTCGTTCAAGCCCGAAGACGCGCTGGCGCAGCTCAATGACTGGAATCACAAGTTCAGTCGCCACATCATAGGCCCGCCCTTCCTGATCAACCGCTTCATCAGCTACCTCAAGGCCACCAACACCCGCCTCAAGCTGGACAAGAGTAGCTATGTCATCACGCTCGGCGGCTGGAAACGCTTCTCGGGCCAGATGCTGTCTCGCGCCGAATTCAACCAGGAATGCATGGAATACCTGGGGGTCGAGGAAAGCCAGATCCGCGATATCTATGCCCTGGTCGAATCGAATGTCGTCGCGATTGACGACGAACATGGCGTCAAGCACGTATCTCCCTTCATCCACTTTTCGGTGCGCGATCCCAAGCAACTGGACCGCGAAGTCGCCCCGGGAGAAATCGGCCAGCTGGCGATTCTCGACCCCCTCGCCCGCTCGACCCCTGGCTTCATGCTGACCGAGGACCTGGTCCGGCTGCTGCCCGAGCCCAGCCGCTCCGGACGTAGCGGACAGCGCATGCAGTACGTGATGCGCCTGCCCGAGTCGAAGGAGTTCGGTTGTTGCGCCGTCAACCTGGACAAGCGCCTGGACGATCTTGAGGCTGCGCCGGCCGCCGCCGACAACTGTCCAATTGTCGCCTGA
- a CDS encoding aromatic ring-hydroxylating oxygenase subunit alpha, which yields MNQHDLLNITYANAETARVEMDRLLKGRKRNYSLPRPLYNDPHMFRIEMEEIFQKEWLFVGMTSEVPKKGDYFTLEVGQNPVLIIRDGDGQVRAFHNTCRHRGSRLCSAERGKVANLVCPYHQWTYDLKGNLLFAGSDMGTTFDKSEHGLNPAHCRTAGGFIFVCLGEEAPDDMAPLLATLDEYMEPYDMENTKLAVETHIVEDTNWKLVIENNRECYHCAGSHPELLNTLLEWDDTHDPRADAEFLAHYKRQSAEWDAEGIPHEHRSHGLRNRIVRMPLREGTEVMTLDGSTGCNKLMGRIKNRQLGSMRILHLPNSWNHMQSDHVIVFRVLPISAQQTLVTTKWFVHKDAVEGVDYDVAKLRKVWDATNEQDKRLAEENQRGINSMAYQPGPYSETYEFGVINFIDWYSDKLQEHLGESAPAKNEG from the coding sequence ATGAACCAGCACGACCTTCTTAACATCACCTACGCCAATGCCGAAACCGCTCGCGTAGAGATGGATCGCCTGCTCAAGGGCCGCAAACGCAACTACTCGCTGCCGCGCCCGCTGTATAACGACCCGCACATGTTCCGTATCGAGATGGAAGAGATCTTCCAGAAGGAATGGCTGTTCGTGGGCATGACCAGCGAGGTGCCGAAAAAAGGCGATTACTTCACCCTCGAAGTGGGTCAGAACCCGGTTCTGATCATTCGTGATGGCGACGGCCAGGTGCGGGCTTTCCACAACACCTGCCGCCACCGTGGATCGCGTCTGTGCAGCGCCGAGCGCGGCAAGGTCGCCAACCTGGTATGCCCGTACCACCAGTGGACCTACGACCTGAAAGGCAACCTGCTGTTTGCCGGCTCCGACATGGGCACCACCTTTGACAAGTCCGAGCATGGCCTGAACCCGGCCCACTGCCGCACCGCCGGCGGTTTTATTTTCGTCTGCCTGGGCGAAGAAGCCCCGGACGACATGGCTCCGCTGCTCGCCACCCTGGATGAGTACATGGAACCCTACGACATGGAAAACACCAAGCTGGCGGTGGAAACCCATATCGTTGAGGACACCAACTGGAAGCTGGTGATCGAGAACAACCGCGAGTGCTACCACTGTGCCGGCAGCCACCCGGAACTGCTGAACACCCTGCTGGAATGGGACGATACCCACGACCCCCGTGCCGATGCGGAATTCCTCGCCCACTACAAGCGCCAGTCCGCCGAGTGGGACGCCGAAGGCATTCCCCACGAGCACCGCAGCCACGGCCTGCGCAACCGCATCGTGCGCATGCCGCTGCGTGAAGGCACCGAGGTCATGACCCTGGATGGCTCCACCGGCTGCAACAAGCTGATGGGACGCATCAAGAACCGCCAGCTAGGCTCCATGCGCATACTGCACCTGCCCAATTCCTGGAACCATATGCAGAGCGATCACGTCATCGTATTCCGCGTGCTGCCGATTTCCGCCCAGCAGACCCTGGTGACCACCAAGTGGTTCGTGCACAAGGATGCGGTGGAAGGCGTGGATTACGATGTTGCCAAGCTGCGCAAGGTCTGGGATGCCACCAACGAGCAGGACAAGCGCCTGGCGGAAGAAAACCAGCGCGGCATCAACTCAATGGCGTACCAGCCGGGCCCCTACTCCGAAACCTACGAGTTCGGCGTAATCAACTTCATCGACTGGTACAGCGACAAGCTGCAGGAACACCTGGGCGAATCAGCACCAGCGAAAAACGAAGGCTGA
- a CDS encoding calcium/sodium antiporter, producing MMLPILAIILGLVLLVWSADRFVDGAAATAGHAGMPPLLIGMVVIGFGTSAPEMVVSALAAMEGNPGLALGNAYGSNITNIALILGLVAVFSPIAVQSQILRKELPILAAVTLLSGLLLINGQLNRMDALILLLAFFAIMGWSIFQGMRQRGDSLGTDMDAEMDVKTMALKPAIIWLLVGLVLLIVSSRVLVWGAVSIAQSLGVSDLIIGLTVVAIGTSLPELASSIAAMRKGEHDLALGNVIGSNLFNTLAVVGIAAAIHPLDVESVVLYRDWGLTMGLTLALFLMGYRFGKKQGRINRYEGGVLLVAYLIYTGYLVSTIVAAA from the coding sequence ATGATGCTGCCGATTCTTGCGATCATTCTGGGCCTGGTGCTGCTGGTCTGGAGTGCCGACCGTTTTGTCGATGGCGCCGCTGCAACCGCCGGCCACGCCGGCATGCCACCGCTGCTGATCGGCATGGTGGTCATAGGCTTTGGTACTTCGGCCCCGGAAATGGTGGTGTCCGCACTGGCGGCGATGGAGGGTAACCCCGGCCTTGCGCTGGGTAATGCCTACGGCTCCAACATTACCAACATAGCCCTGATCCTGGGTCTGGTGGCGGTGTTCAGCCCGATCGCGGTGCAGTCGCAGATTCTGCGCAAGGAACTGCCAATACTGGCGGCCGTCACTCTGCTCAGCGGCCTGCTGCTGATCAATGGTCAGCTTAACCGCATGGATGCGCTGATTCTGCTGCTGGCCTTCTTCGCCATTATGGGCTGGTCGATCTTTCAGGGCATGCGCCAGCGTGGCGATAGCCTGGGAACAGACATGGATGCGGAAATGGACGTCAAGACCATGGCGCTCAAGCCCGCTATCATCTGGTTGCTGGTCGGTCTGGTGCTGCTGATCGTCAGCTCCCGAGTGCTGGTGTGGGGCGCGGTGTCCATTGCGCAGTCGCTGGGCGTGAGTGATCTCATCATAGGTCTGACGGTCGTGGCCATCGGTACCTCCTTGCCGGAACTGGCCTCGTCCATTGCCGCCATGCGCAAGGGTGAGCATGATCTGGCGCTGGGCAACGTGATTGGCTCCAACCTGTTCAATACTCTGGCGGTGGTCGGTATCGCTGCGGCGATTCATCCGCTGGACGTGGAATCGGTGGTGCTGTACCGCGACTGGGGTCTGACCATGGGGCTAACGCTGGCACTCTTCCTGATGGGGTACCGCTTTGGCAAGAAGCAGGGGCGTATCAATCGCTATGAAGGCGGGGTACTGCTGGTGGCCTACCTGATCTACACCGGCTATCTGGTGTCGACCATAGTGGCGGCGGCCTGA
- a CDS encoding hybrid-cluster NAD(P)-dependent oxidoreductase — protein MNYPNVSMVNTDALNPVTTQTWSNGRHVVRCVNAIRETPDVLTFCFMAEQPVMFFFKPGQFVTLELEINGEQIFRSYTISSAPSVPYSFSITVKRVPGGVVSNWLHEHMDVGVELAVHGPVGQFNCIDFPNEKMLMLSGGVGITPVMSMARWFFDTNADVDMVFVHSARTPRDIIYQRELENMAARISNFKLNLVCEKQESGQSWGGYRGFFNHAMLDMMAPDFMEREIFCCGPTPYMRAVKNMLEHLGFDMKHYHEESFGATPLDVKEEVAEFAEQAQEDADAIMASDMLRVDFSSTGKSVQIVPGETVHAAAAKLGLHIPKACGMGICGTCKVMKVSGDVEMSHNGGITDEDVAEGYILSCCSVPQGDVVVEY, from the coding sequence ATGAATTATCCCAATGTGAGCATGGTGAATACCGATGCGCTTAATCCGGTAACGACCCAGACCTGGAGCAACGGCCGTCACGTGGTGCGCTGCGTCAATGCGATTCGGGAAACCCCGGATGTGCTGACGTTCTGCTTTATGGCCGAACAGCCGGTCATGTTCTTTTTCAAGCCCGGGCAGTTCGTGACCCTGGAGCTGGAAATCAATGGTGAGCAGATCTTCCGCTCCTATACCATTTCCAGCGCGCCTTCGGTACCCTACAGCTTCTCGATCACCGTCAAGCGGGTGCCCGGTGGTGTCGTGTCCAACTGGCTGCATGAGCACATGGATGTCGGTGTAGAGCTTGCGGTGCATGGCCCTGTGGGGCAGTTCAACTGCATCGACTTCCCCAATGAAAAAATGCTGATGCTGTCTGGCGGTGTCGGTATTACGCCGGTGATGTCCATGGCGCGCTGGTTCTTCGATACCAACGCCGATGTGGATATGGTGTTTGTGCACAGCGCCCGCACACCACGGGATATTATCTATCAGCGCGAGCTGGAGAACATGGCCGCGCGCATTTCCAACTTCAAACTCAATCTGGTGTGCGAGAAGCAGGAGTCCGGTCAGAGCTGGGGTGGCTACCGTGGTTTCTTCAATCACGCCATGCTGGACATGATGGCGCCGGATTTCATGGAGCGCGAGATTTTCTGCTGTGGCCCGACGCCCTATATGCGTGCCGTGAAGAACATGCTGGAGCACCTGGGCTTCGACATGAAGCACTACCACGAAGAGTCCTTCGGTGCGACGCCGCTGGACGTCAAGGAAGAAGTGGCCGAGTTCGCCGAGCAGGCGCAGGAAGATGCCGATGCCATCATGGCGTCGGACATGCTGCGGGTCGACTTCTCCAGCACCGGCAAGAGTGTCCAGATCGTACCGGGGGAAACCGTGCATGCGGCGGCGGCCAAGCTCGGGCTGCACATTCCCAAGGCCTGCGGCATGGGCATCTGCGGTACCTGCAAGGTCATGAAGGTGTCCGGTGACGTGGAAATGTCCCACAACGGCGGCATTACCGATGAAGATGTGGCTGAAGGCTACATCCTGTCCTGCTGCAGCGTGCCCCAGGGCGACGTGGTGGTGGAATACTGA
- a CDS encoding iron-sulfur cluster assembly scaffold protein, protein MYNDIIIDNFSDPAHVGDIDGPAYEYEIGNPVCGDRIRIQISATDGQIERARFRAWGCATSVATANIFCASLNAQPLQRLAQRSDREIEAMLGELEPSQHHCVEILQQLHQRLLAQVERASREIPA, encoded by the coding sequence ATGTACAACGACATCATTATCGACAACTTTTCCGATCCGGCCCACGTCGGCGACATCGACGGGCCTGCTTACGAGTACGAGATCGGCAATCCGGTGTGCGGAGACCGTATCCGTATCCAGATCAGTGCCACTGACGGGCAAATTGAGCGGGCCCGGTTCAGAGCCTGGGGCTGCGCCACTTCGGTCGCGACGGCGAACATCTTCTGTGCCTCACTCAACGCTCAGCCGCTGCAGCGGCTCGCGCAGCGCAGTGATCGCGAGATAGAGGCCATGCTCGGTGAGCTTGAACCGTCTCAGCACCACTGCGTCGAAATTCTGCAGCAGCTGCATCAACGGCTGTTGGCACAGGTCGAACGCGCTAGCCGGGAGATTCCGGCATGA
- a CDS encoding cysteine desulfurase family protein has protein sequence MTQTDAIKGYFDYNATTPVSEAAAQAMSAALRRFANPSGRTAPSTSNRELMQSSKERVARLLGTEPAHVFFTSGGSESNNWAIKGSLLNDLPRAGHILTTALEHPSVLETIRYCAQQFGFEVTCLHPDASGAVSVDAMAVAIRPDTRLISMMYANNETGVIQPVEQVAKLARKRGIPFHVDAVQAVGKRAFNVESLGADFVSFSAHKFYGPKGIGGLYVRNIERLSPLIHGGGQEMAMRSGTENLVAIAGLGAAADECYRELSAWDQHSLACKQRLIERLKHADIQTHINGASTYEAAISNTLNLSIPGIRGEALAVLMERKEGMVVSIGSACSNNKTKQLSPVLLAMGLDEERIQSAIRISFGRFTRLDDIDRFATSLERRVKQLQAMGFGG, from the coding sequence ATGACCCAGACAGACGCGATCAAAGGCTATTTCGACTACAACGCCACCACACCGGTGTCCGAAGCCGCGGCCCAGGCGATGAGCGCCGCGCTGCGGCGCTTCGCCAATCCATCGGGGCGTACAGCGCCCTCGACCAGCAACCGCGAGCTGATGCAGAGCTCCAAAGAAAGGGTCGCGCGCCTGCTGGGCACCGAGCCTGCGCACGTTTTTTTCACCTCCGGCGGTTCCGAGTCCAACAACTGGGCGATCAAGGGCAGCCTGCTGAATGACCTGCCCCGCGCTGGCCACATCCTGACCACCGCGCTTGAGCATCCGTCGGTGCTCGAAACCATCCGTTATTGTGCCCAGCAGTTCGGCTTCGAGGTAACCTGTCTGCACCCGGATGCCAGCGGTGCCGTCTCCGTCGATGCTATGGCCGTCGCCATCCGGCCCGACACCCGCCTGATATCGATGATGTATGCCAACAACGAAACCGGTGTTATCCAGCCGGTCGAGCAGGTGGCAAAACTCGCCCGCAAGCGCGGCATTCCGTTTCATGTCGATGCGGTTCAGGCAGTCGGGAAACGGGCCTTCAATGTCGAGTCGCTGGGAGCCGACTTCGTTTCCTTCTCGGCGCACAAGTTCTACGGTCCCAAGGGAATCGGCGGCCTCTACGTCCGCAATATTGAGCGCCTCTCACCGCTGATCCACGGCGGCGGCCAGGAAATGGCGATGCGATCGGGCACCGAAAATCTTGTCGCCATCGCGGGTCTTGGCGCCGCCGCCGACGAGTGTTACAGGGAACTTTCAGCCTGGGATCAACACAGCCTGGCGTGCAAGCAGCGATTAATCGAGCGACTGAAGCACGCCGATATTCAGACCCACATCAATGGCGCCAGCACCTACGAGGCCGCCATTTCCAACACTCTCAACCTGTCGATCCCGGGTATCAGGGGCGAGGCACTCGCCGTTCTGATGGAAAGGAAGGAAGGCATGGTGGTGTCGATCGGATCCGCCTGCAGCAACAACAAGACAAAACAGCTATCCCCTGTCCTCCTGGCCATGGGCCTGGACGAGGAGAGAATTCAGAGCGCGATCCGGATCAGCTTCGGCCGCTTCACGCGCCTGGACGACATCGATCGTTTCGCCACCTCCCTTGAGCGCCGGGTGAAACAGCTGCAGGCCATGGGCTTCGGTGGATAG
- a CDS encoding GreA/GreB family elongation factor has product MNCYTPASFKSISDRLSYYFITEEGSSYTSPLNLLVAFSRLEQLCHGEPGQMPSAGPGSNLLVKLLQTGEKSTLRLVSPAEADPTTQRISVLSPLGSALLGRVPGEIFKVRIFGSTLDFELLSILD; this is encoded by the coding sequence GTGAACTGCTATACTCCTGCGTCTTTTAAAAGTATTTCTGATCGTTTAAGTTACTACTTTATTACCGAAGAAGGTTCCAGTTATACGAGCCCTCTCAATCTATTGGTTGCTTTCAGCAGACTAGAACAGCTTTGCCATGGGGAACCAGGGCAGATGCCATCTGCAGGCCCCGGCTCAAATCTTTTGGTCAAGCTACTGCAAACAGGGGAGAAGTCAACGTTGAGACTGGTAAGCCCTGCAGAGGCCGACCCCACGACACAACGAATATCTGTATTGTCGCCGCTTGGATCTGCCCTGCTCGGCAGGGTGCCGGGGGAGATATTCAAGGTTCGCATCTTCGGCTCGACACTTGATTTTGAGCTGCTTTCAATCCTGGATTAA
- a CDS encoding glutathione S-transferase, whose protein sequence is MSLPILYSFRRCPYAIRARLALARAGIRCELREVVLRDKPAQMLAISAKGTVPVLQLPDDGRFPETGQVIAESIDIMRWALGQQDPGHWLSGADAKATAALISRNDGEFKWALDRYKYADRYPERSADEYRAMAEPFLQTLEDGLQQGAGLLSPGYSLADAAIFPFIRQFALVDPVWFEACGYAALKQWLSDWLASELFIGVMRKYPQWSLGDGVTLFPGDSL, encoded by the coding sequence GTGTCGCTTCCTATTCTGTACTCCTTTCGCCGTTGCCCCTATGCGATACGTGCCCGACTGGCGCTGGCCCGTGCCGGTATCCGCTGTGAACTGAGGGAAGTGGTGCTGCGGGACAAGCCTGCGCAGATGCTGGCGATCTCGGCCAAGGGCACTGTGCCTGTGCTGCAGCTGCCAGACGATGGCCGCTTTCCAGAGACCGGGCAGGTGATTGCAGAAAGTATCGACATTATGCGCTGGGCCCTGGGGCAGCAGGATCCCGGGCACTGGCTGTCGGGGGCAGATGCCAAGGCTACCGCAGCGCTGATCAGTCGCAACGATGGCGAGTTCAAGTGGGCGCTGGACAGGTACAAGTACGCCGACCGCTATCCTGAGCGTTCAGCCGATGAATATCGGGCCATGGCCGAGCCCTTTCTGCAGACGCTGGAAGACGGATTGCAACAGGGCGCGGGTTTGCTGTCACCCGGTTACTCGCTGGCCGATGCGGCCATATTCCCCTTTATTCGCCAGTTCGCCCTGGTTGATCCGGTCTGGTTTGAGGCCTGCGGCTACGCTGCGCTGAAGCAGTGGCTGAGCGACTGGTTGGCGTCGGAGCTGTTCATAGGCGTGATGCGCAAGTATCCACAATGGAGCTTGGGTGACGGGGTGACGCTGTTCCCGGGGGATTCGCTATAA
- a CDS encoding BCCT family transporter — protein MNAGLKTDSAVAENEYDTDYELGQDNVQIMGMDVHNPVFGVSAGLILLFIVGTLLFPAEAKVALTGARGWSIDNFDWLFMIGGNLFVLFCLALIVLPVGKVRLGGAKAKPEYSTMSWFSMLFAAGMGIGLMFWSVAEPVAYYTDWYGTPLNVAPRTAEGADLALGATMYHWGLHPWAIYGVVALSLAFFCYNKGLPMTIRSAFYPLLGEKCWGPIGHVIDILAVLATIFGLATSLGLGAQQASGGLNYLFGIENSLTTQIVVIVCVTAVALMSVARGMDGGVKLLSNINMVIAACLIALVIVVGPTLEVFRSVGGILGSYVENIIPLSNWVGREDGTWFHGWTVFYWAWWVSWSPFVGMFIARVSRGRTVREFLTAVLLVPTLVTALWMGAFGGTAIGQAQAGIGELANGIGDVSLAMFQMFENMPLSMVMSSIAVLLVLVFFITSADSGSLVIDSITSGGKTDAPMIQRLFWASLVGIIAAVLLVGGGSEALTALQAAAITTGLPFTLVLMLMCLSLYKGLKAEVY, from the coding sequence ATGAACGCGGGTTTAAAAACCGACAGTGCTGTTGCAGAAAATGAGTACGATACGGATTATGAGTTGGGTCAGGACAACGTACAGATTATGGGGATGGACGTCCATAATCCCGTATTTGGCGTGAGTGCAGGCCTTATTCTGCTGTTTATCGTAGGTACCTTGCTGTTCCCTGCTGAAGCCAAGGTCGCACTGACCGGCGCACGCGGCTGGTCGATCGATAATTTCGACTGGCTGTTCATGATCGGCGGCAACCTTTTTGTGCTGTTCTGCCTGGCGCTGATCGTACTGCCAGTGGGCAAGGTTCGTTTGGGCGGTGCCAAGGCCAAGCCTGAGTACTCGACCATGTCCTGGTTCTCCATGCTGTTTGCCGCCGGTATGGGCATCGGCCTGATGTTCTGGAGTGTGGCGGAGCCTGTGGCCTACTACACAGACTGGTACGGCACGCCGCTGAACGTGGCGCCCAGAACCGCAGAAGGTGCGGATCTGGCGCTGGGCGCAACCATGTATCACTGGGGTCTGCATCCCTGGGCGATCTACGGCGTTGTTGCCTTGTCACTGGCCTTCTTTTGCTACAACAAGGGTCTGCCGATGACCATCCGCTCGGCCTTCTACCCGCTGCTGGGTGAGAAGTGCTGGGGGCCTATCGGTCATGTGATCGATATCCTGGCGGTGCTGGCGACCATCTTTGGTCTGGCAACGTCGCTGGGTCTGGGTGCACAACAGGCGTCCGGTGGCCTGAACTACCTGTTTGGCATCGAAAACAGCCTGACGACCCAGATCGTGGTGATCGTCTGTGTGACCGCCGTGGCGCTGATGTCCGTTGCGCGCGGCATGGATGGCGGCGTGAAGCTGCTGAGCAACATCAATATGGTGATCGCGGCCTGCCTGATTGCGTTGGTGATCGTCGTGGGCCCGACGCTGGAAGTATTCCGCTCGGTTGGGGGCATCCTGGGCAGCTATGTTGAAAACATCATTCCGCTGAGCAACTGGGTGGGCCGTGAAGACGGTACCTGGTTCCACGGCTGGACAGTGTTCTACTGGGCCTGGTGGGTGTCCTGGTCGCCATTCGTGGGCATGTTTATCGCCCGTGTGTCCCGTGGCCGTACCGTACGCGAGTTCCTGACCGCCGTATTGCTGGTGCCAACCCTGGTGACGGCCCTCTGGATGGGCGCCTTTGGTGGCACGGCGATCGGGCAGGCGCAAGCCGGTATCGGTGAGCTGGCCAACGGCATCGGTGATGTCTCCCTGGCGATGTTCCAGATGTTCGAGAACATGCCGCTGAGCATGGTGATGTCCTCGATCGCCGTGCTGCTGGTACTGGTGTTCTTTATCACCTCGGCCGACTCGGGTTCCCTGGTGATCGACAGCATCACCTCCGGTGGCAAAACCGACGCACCCATGATCCAGCGTCTGTTCTGGGCTTCCCTGGTGGGCATTATTGCCGCAGTACTGCTGGTGGGTGGCGGCTCCGAAGCCCTGACCGCACTGCAGGCGGCGGCCATCACCACCGGCCTGCCGTTCACGCTGGTCTTGATGCTGATGTGCCTGAGCCTTTATAAAGGTTTGAAAGCAGAAGTTTATTAA
- a CDS encoding fatty acyl-AMP ligase, protein MKDQPAPPLRFMEAFDGHVARHGDQTACVFQPQGTDTARSLSYAELNRQVLDRARLLVERGYSGQPVALLFPSGLDFVVNFLACLAAGAVAVPLNLSRNAQQLERTLRILEDARTQAILTTAHSRALLAEQLAQLPQVDLHGQDWIDEHQTGPADPLPLPPPDPRQLAFVQYTSGSTGLPKGVMVSHANIVDNQLAIQQACGHEPGLIAGGWLPQFHDMGLIGHLLQPLFLGGTYVFMPPMNFVQRPRRWLELISHYRIQSSAAPNFGYEHCVKFIAEREDLSGLDLSCWTVALNGSEPVSADTMHAFADRFQAHGFDSAAFFPCYGMAETTLFVSGGPAGCGIETLTFEPASFDRGRLHPAAEGRRVVNCGLVTPQLDLKIVDPASGSLCEADSIGEIWISGASVAQGYLNQPEISAQQFRAQLVPADSRYYLRTGDMGFLHQGRLFVTGRIKEMLILRGRNLYPYDIERSCNSHPHAAGNNGASVFTLEIDGETRLAAIVEIRRNAFLNEDHAQLRLELREAVMAAHDVALDRLLLVKPGGIPKTTSGKVKRTACRELITAERALPA, encoded by the coding sequence ATGAAGGATCAACCTGCCCCGCCGCTGCGTTTCATGGAGGCCTTCGACGGCCATGTCGCCCGCCATGGCGATCAAACCGCCTGCGTCTTTCAACCCCAGGGGACCGATACCGCCCGCTCACTGAGCTACGCGGAACTGAATCGGCAGGTGCTCGACCGGGCGCGCCTGCTGGTAGAGCGCGGGTACAGCGGCCAGCCGGTGGCGCTGCTGTTCCCCAGCGGGCTCGATTTCGTCGTCAACTTTCTCGCCTGCCTCGCCGCCGGCGCCGTTGCCGTGCCCCTCAACCTGAGCCGTAACGCACAGCAGCTTGAACGCACCCTGCGCATTCTCGAGGATGCCAGGACCCAGGCCATCCTCACCACGGCCCATAGCCGGGCACTGCTGGCGGAACAATTGGCGCAACTGCCCCAGGTCGACCTGCACGGCCAGGACTGGATCGACGAACACCAGACGGGCCCCGCGGACCCCCTCCCGTTGCCACCGCCTGACCCTCGCCAACTGGCCTTCGTCCAGTACACCTCGGGCTCCACCGGCCTGCCCAAGGGCGTCATGGTCAGTCACGCCAATATCGTCGACAACCAGCTGGCGATTCAGCAAGCCTGCGGTCATGAGCCCGGCCTGATCGCCGGCGGCTGGTTGCCCCAGTTCCACGACATGGGCCTCATCGGCCATCTGCTGCAGCCGTTGTTCCTGGGCGGCACCTACGTCTTCATGCCGCCGATGAACTTCGTGCAGCGCCCGCGCCGCTGGCTCGAGCTGATCTCCCATTACCGAATCCAGAGCTCAGCCGCGCCGAACTTCGGCTACGAACACTGCGTCAAATTCATTGCCGAGCGCGAGGACCTGTCCGGCCTCGATCTGAGTTGCTGGACGGTGGCGCTGAACGGCTCGGAACCGGTCAGCGCCGACACCATGCACGCCTTTGCCGACCGATTTCAGGCCCATGGCTTTGATTCTGCAGCCTTCTTTCCCTGCTACGGCATGGCGGAAACCACCCTGTTCGTTTCCGGGGGACCGGCGGGCTGCGGTATCGAGACCCTGACGTTCGAACCCGCAAGCTTTGACCGTGGCCGCCTGCATCCGGCTGCCGAGGGGCGCCGGGTAGTCAACTGCGGCCTGGTCACGCCACAGCTGGACCTGAAGATCGTCGACCCCGCCAGCGGCAGCCTCTGCGAGGCCGACAGCATTGGCGAGATCTGGATCAGCGGCGCCTCCGTCGCCCAGGGCTATCTGAACCAGCCCGAAATCAGCGCTCAGCAGTTTCGGGCCCAGCTGGTGCCTGCCGACAGTCGGTACTACCTGAGAACAGGGGATATGGGCTTCCTGCACCAGGGCCGGCTGTTTGTCACCGGACGCATCAAGGAAATGCTGATCCTGCGGGGGCGCAACCTGTACCCCTACGATATCGAGCGCAGCTGCAACAGCCATCCCCACGCCGCCGGCAACAACGGCGCCTCGGTATTCACGCTGGAGATCGACGGCGAAACCCGACTGGCGGCGATCGTCGAAATTCGACGCAACGCCTTTCTCAATGAGGATCACGCACAGCTGCGTCTTGAGCTGCGCGAGGCGGTGATGGCGGCGCACGATGTGGCCCTAGATCGGCTGCTGCTGGTCAAACCCGGCGGTATTCCGAAAACCACCAGCGGCAAGGTCAAACGCACCGCCTGCCGGGAACTGATCACCGCCGAACGGGCGCTCCCCGCCTAG